The proteins below are encoded in one region of Aquisphaera giovannonii:
- a CDS encoding inorganic diphosphatase codes for MIHPWHDVTPGQHLPKEFDAIVEIPMGSSIKYELDKRTGLLRLDRMLYSAVYYPANYGFIPQTYAEDDDPLDVLVLCQEPLAPLTMVTARAIGLMTMVDGGKPDHKILAVAVHDPEFNSFREASQLPPHRLMMLRRFFQDYKLLEGKSVEVEEIQSSERALPIVEDALQRYSEKRRRGFH; via the coding sequence ATGATCCACCCCTGGCATGACGTGACCCCGGGCCAGCACCTGCCCAAGGAGTTCGACGCCATCGTCGAGATCCCGATGGGCTCGAGCATCAAGTACGAGCTCGACAAGCGGACGGGGCTCCTCCGCCTCGATCGCATGCTCTACTCCGCCGTGTATTACCCGGCGAACTACGGCTTCATCCCGCAGACCTACGCCGAGGACGACGACCCGCTGGACGTCCTCGTGCTCTGCCAGGAGCCGCTCGCCCCGCTCACGATGGTGACCGCCCGGGCGATCGGGCTCATGACGATGGTGGACGGCGGCAAGCCCGACCACAAGATCCTGGCCGTCGCGGTCCACGACCCGGAGTTCAACAGCTTCCGGGAGGCGTCCCAGCTCCCCCCGCACCGGCTGATGATGCTCCGCCGGTTCTTCCAGGACTACAAGCTCCTGGAGGGCAAGTCGGTCGAGGTCGAGGAGATCCAGTCCTCGGAGCGGGCCCTGCCGATCGTCGAGGATGCCCTCCAGCGGTACAGCGAGAAGCGGCGACGCGGCTTCCATTGA
- a CDS encoding S53 family peptidase: MLSTAASALDNIVARPSLDAAPLVANLNPTGLSVAQVRAAYGMNQVTFQGGTIAGNGAGQTIAIVTAYDAPTIGSDLRAFDRMMGLPDPPSFLKYSQRGTKVDGGWATETALDVEWAHAMAPGANIVLVEARSAGLKDLLNAVNLARSISGVSVISMSWGTNEFRGQTAYDSVFTTPAGHIGGSGLPGGISFVAASGDSGAWGGVSYPSTSPYVLAVGGTSLYLGADGGYGSEAGWRWSTGGYSSYEPAPAYQVAAQAASGVSYGVRTTPDVSAISDPATGIAVYSSVPYGGTSGWFAVGGTSAATPMWAGIVAVADQGLALAGRGSISNVQAELYAIPSSAYNSVSVGFNGYNALAGYDLVTGLGTPSAVRLIADLAAGPGGTSGGGGTARVSSSLKFRATRLDVAVASGIPGTTPVGTTQGLFANTTTAAAGPVSTVLAPNTVVIVIPLGSGQFVVIVERIISPPLPSATASAHVENALATEIDSTNPGFTNLLSTSRILPFDRLVSASPARYDGPDVESLIDLVLPPEVAPAGPVAPAPAAATVASRPASPPVLERAAFGLLPSGPEEAALDARLDAPALGGRPSLPALPAEAEDGEARGAPAPRLAGAFAMAGGAAWLAWKDVRRQARPQPQPSAPRALRPKLRRLLLPVA, encoded by the coding sequence TTGCTCTCGACGGCCGCGTCCGCGCTGGACAACATCGTCGCCCGGCCGAGCCTCGACGCCGCCCCGCTCGTGGCCAACCTGAACCCGACCGGCCTGTCGGTCGCGCAGGTTCGCGCCGCGTACGGCATGAATCAGGTGACCTTCCAGGGGGGCACCATCGCCGGCAACGGCGCCGGCCAGACGATCGCGATCGTCACCGCGTACGACGCCCCCACCATCGGGTCGGACCTGCGGGCCTTCGACCGGATGATGGGGCTGCCCGATCCGCCGTCCTTCCTGAAGTATTCCCAGCGCGGGACCAAGGTGGACGGGGGGTGGGCCACGGAGACCGCGCTGGACGTGGAGTGGGCGCACGCCATGGCGCCCGGCGCCAACATCGTCCTCGTCGAGGCCAGGTCCGCGGGCCTGAAGGACCTGCTCAACGCCGTGAACCTCGCCCGGTCGATAAGCGGGGTCTCGGTGATCTCCATGAGCTGGGGCACCAATGAGTTCCGCGGCCAGACGGCCTACGACTCGGTCTTCACGACGCCGGCCGGCCACATCGGCGGCTCGGGCCTGCCCGGGGGGATCTCCTTCGTCGCCGCCTCCGGCGACTCGGGGGCCTGGGGCGGCGTCTCGTACCCCTCCACGTCGCCCTACGTGCTGGCGGTCGGCGGGACGTCGCTGTACCTCGGCGCCGACGGCGGCTACGGGAGCGAGGCCGGCTGGAGGTGGAGCACGGGGGGATACAGCTCGTACGAGCCCGCCCCGGCCTACCAGGTGGCCGCCCAGGCGGCCTCGGGCGTCTCCTACGGCGTGCGCACGACGCCGGACGTCTCGGCGATCTCCGACCCGGCCACGGGCATCGCGGTCTACAGCTCGGTGCCCTACGGGGGCACCAGCGGGTGGTTCGCCGTCGGCGGCACCAGCGCCGCCACGCCGATGTGGGCCGGCATCGTGGCCGTGGCCGATCAGGGCCTGGCCCTCGCCGGCCGGGGGTCGATCTCGAACGTCCAGGCGGAGCTCTACGCGATCCCCTCGTCGGCCTACAACTCCGTGTCGGTCGGCTTCAACGGGTACAACGCCCTGGCGGGCTACGACCTGGTCACCGGGCTGGGGACGCCGTCGGCCGTCCGGCTGATCGCCGACCTGGCCGCGGGCCCCGGCGGGACCTCCGGGGGCGGCGGCACGGCCAGGGTCTCCTCGAGCCTCAAGTTCCGGGCCACGCGCCTCGACGTCGCGGTGGCCTCGGGCATCCCCGGGACGACCCCCGTCGGGACCACGCAGGGGCTCTTCGCCAACACGACGACGGCCGCCGCGGGGCCCGTCTCCACGGTCCTGGCGCCGAACACGGTCGTCATCGTCATCCCGCTCGGATCGGGGCAGTTCGTCGTGATCGTCGAGCGGATCATCAGCCCGCCCCTGCCCTCCGCGACGGCCTCCGCGCACGTGGAGAACGCGCTGGCGACGGAGATCGACAGCACGAATCCGGGCTTCACCAACCTGCTCAGCACCTCGCGCATCCTGCCCTTCGACCGGCTCGTCTCGGCCAGCCCCGCCCGTTACGACGGGCCGGACGTCGAGTCCCTCATCGACCTGGTGCTGCCGCCCGAGGTCGCCCCCGCCGGCCCCGTTGCCCCGGCGCCCGCCGCCGCGACGGTCGCGTCCCGGCCCGCCTCTCCGCCCGTCCTGGAGCGGGCGGCCTTCGGGCTGCTGCCGTCCGGGCCGGAGGAGGCCGCCCTTGATGCCCGCCTCGACGCGCCCGCCCTCGGGGGCCGGCCGTCGCTCCCGGCCCTGCCCGCGGAGGCCGAGGACGGCGAGGCCCGGGGCGCCCCGGCCCCCCGGCTCGCCGGCGCCTTCGCGATGGCGGGCGGCGCCGCCTGGCTCGCCTGGAAGGACGTCCGCCGCCAAGCCCGGCCCCAACCCCAACCGTCCGCACCCCGCGCGCTCCGGCCGAAGTTGCGGCGGCTGCTGCTGCCCGTCGCCTGA